The genomic stretch TGCCCATGGAACATAGTGGCCAAGATCGACCGAGGGTCCGCTCATCGAAGGTGAATATGGAAGGTTTTGGCTTTGTTCGAGAAGACGCCGTATTTAAACAAGACGACCGATTTTCCACCTTACATTATGCCATGGTTTATGGACTTTTTGCATTGTTCAAGGTtttagttttgcttaaaacagtCAAAGAAAAGGCGTCTGTTGATCTGGCGAAGGTTTTTGGATAGCCATAACCGGCGGTTTCacggaaaagaaaattaactcaCATCATGTCATATCAACCGTGTTGTGAGGCCAACTCCCGAAGTGGTCCGCGACTGCGCTTCATTTACTCCTTAAGACACCAATTTACCGTAAACCCTTGGCATTATCCTTGATCGGTGGATACTTTTATGTCTGAAAGTATTTTACTTAtcgtaattttggtttttcggCAGGTCCCCGATGGCCACAGTTCTTCATCGGCGAGTTCTAGAACTCCCAGAAATCGCGCATCTACCTCGAACCAAGAGGAAGTCCATATAGGCAAATATCGCTTGATAAAAACTATTGGAAAGGGAAATTTCGCCAAAGTAAAACTAGCGAAACATGTGCCAACGGGAAAAGAGGTAAACAAACTTTGTCATTCTCTATTTACAGTGATGAATTTGTCCGTAGATTTTCGCTAATCCGTTGGTCGGTCGCGGCTTGCTTATTTGCTCGGGCTGAGGGATGAATTGTAATAATTTAACTGAGGCCAACTAAACGTGTTAACGTCgcttgtgttttttttgtttcgttcacAAAGGTAGCGATCAAGATCATCGACAAGACTCAGTTAAATCCAAGCAGCTTGCAAAAGGTTAGTTAAATTTGCGCTTTATCTTTTGAGTACATACCTCAGGTGTAAACCTTGTTTTCAACTGTTCTATGCCTTCGTGCTCTGCTTGTTAGCTTGTTCCATGTAATTACATATTCGAAAGCAACGTTGATGCTTTCGAAATTTTTTAGACCACACCAAACCCCTTTATTTTCAAATACGTCGCGACACGTTGTGACTTCACAACCTTGGATTTTTAAAGTTTCCCTTTCCATGGTCTTGGTGGGGCAAGAAAATGTTTCACAACATCGCTGGCTTGGCGTGCTTTCTTGATGCCTTCAACCGGCGATCGTTGgtgacaaaaggaaaattctctCTTCCAGGTTAAGCTGGAATTATTCTATTTCCATATTGCTATCAACTACGGTAACATAACTCTGTCTTTCAACTTGACGATTAGAGATTTTTCGTTATTAATGTCTGTCCTATCGAACTAGTTAGCGGTAAATTCGAACGACATTGCCTGTAGTCATGAAAAAATGTATCGATATTTTTCTCAAGTCAACTCAAGGTGGCTTATCAGTTTACTCAAAATTCGTGGACAAGACTTCTTCATGAAAATTTTCCTCTGTGGAAATATTGGTCTATGGGAGATCGCTAATTACAGTCGCAAGATATTGTATTTTTGCGCGGTCAACCCTTCAATATTCGTTGTGATGCACAGGAGAGTTTTCGATTAGCATGGCTTACGTTGTTTTATTTATAAAGTGTTTGATAGTCGTTCTTGCACGTGCTTTGTTAAGATATTTCTTCGGGTTGTCGCAGACACCGTACAGATTTAATGGAAAACTATTGAGAGCTATTGCCCTGTTTTCAAATGAAGTTGCCGTGCGCGCAGCGATTTGCTTCCCTAAAAATCCATTCCGCTGGGTAATTTTGAATGTGTGGCAATTCTTGTACAAACTACGTGGTTGACCAGCGATTTATCAGGAATTTTATGGTTTATTACTCAGCGATAAAACAATATTTCTATTATATAAGTTCACCATTGGCCTTAATCCATCATATGCGTGACGTTCGAGAGCTGATCAATGTAATGTTGTGAGGTGTCAAGATGCTATAACTATCGGTATTCTCCTGAGGCAAGAATGAAGGAAAGCGTTCCTTTTTTCCCTATTGTGTGTACATCGAATTGGATACGCTGTAGGAAGAGTCTTTGCGAAAGTTTTCAAGATTTCCATTGAACTTTCTAATCCTTGCCAAGTCCTAATTTAATGTGATGGAAGTACATTCTTTGCAGAAACTAACAAATAAATCCCAGATTTGGGTTATATTCCATGAAACACCAAGGGCTTAACCCAATCTTGTTTGGTTCCTTTTGTGTTCAGAAAGAACTGGAAAGTGAATGTTTTTGTCTATTTGGGCATCAGTAAATATCCCCATCAACTGAGATTTCATTTAATCTTTGATTTCGTGCAAGCTTATTGCATGCAAGTTTCTGTCTGGCTCTGGTTATTCATTGTAGGTTGTAGTTGTAAAAAATACCAAATTTTGCACTGTCTGTGAATACCAGCTCACTTTGTAGTTCACATATCATTGCCTTCAAACCTATTTAATTGTTCAGAGGAagatttttcaaaatctgaaaataaTGACAGATTGGTACATGATTCAAATTCAATGAATTTATGAATAGCAGAATAATGTTTTTCTGGAGTGCTGGAATCTTGTAAGTCCTTGGTGTAAGTAATGCAAGTTTGTCTGATCATGAACTTGGGGTTAATGATATTAAAACTCAATCCAATTTGTGACGTACACAGGGTCATATTGTTATACAGGCTGTCATTATGATTAATTTGAGGAACATAGTCATTCAAAAAAGTATTATTTTCACAGTGGTTGTGTTATATCTTCACGTAGCTGGCTATCCTCACTGGAATAGTCTGCTAATGTAGCTTTGTGCCAGCTGTGTGTCAGTAAATACAAGAAGAcaaattttagattttgaaatattttaaaatatgatTAGTTTTCAAGATATTCAagccttttttatttgtttttcatgaaTTATGCTGAGTAAATTTTGTCTTGCAGATTTTGTTTAACTTCCTGTTTAGCATAGGGGACTGATTATCATACATAACTGTATGTTGCTTTTTGAAGTCAAATTGGACTTTGAAGTGTCCGTTAGCCAATGTGACACAGATAGCATGCTTTGATGGTTTCTTGCAAGCTTCCAAGGGCACTGCTGTATATTCAACTTAAAGCAACTATTGTTTCGGTATGCATACATTacatttcaaattcaaattacaCACTTGAATTTTCACAAACAAAAAGACATCACTTGATCTTGTGAAATTACTAAAATCCATATTCTGGCGCAGAAAAATTTTTGGCCATTAAATGTATCACCAACTGTTGTTAATGTTAAAACAATCTTAGAGATGTAAGGAAACCATTATTTAGTTCATTCATTTGGTAGAAAAAGATGTTTTTGTTAATAAGCCATTCTGGCATACATTTGAGCTGATCAATTGGTTTATAAAGCAGCGGTGGTAAAGAATCTTCTTCTATGCAGCCTCAGTCAAGCATTGAGTTCAATATTCAGTATATTATTTCCAAGTGCTGTGAGTCCTTGACATAAAAATCTTGGCCAGTTTCTTATCTTTGGATATTCCTTGTGCATAAAACAAGAACTGTGTTTTCCTCACCATGGTTTGCTCACAGAGTAACCACATGTATGAGCTAAACAGAAATCAAAGCACTTGTGCAGTGAATTAGGTTATGGCCTTGTAGAATGTCAAGTTGGGTCATTTTTAAGTGTTATATCTTGatctattagttttttttttttttcaaacaaagttaGGTTTTTTGGTCAATCATTGCATTTTTTTACAGAACCAGTGGGAGTAGTGCATATATGTCCCATGAAAGCCGCTGGTTGAGTGACGTTCAGCTCAACTGGGTTTCTCAGATATTAATGATCAAGTTGTCAGAAATTTAGTTACCTACCTGGAGGTTTCATGATTATTTAAGTTTGAATGGTACAGTATCTTGTTCCTCAGAAATTATTATTGGTCGGGAATAGGTCAACGCGCttcttaattaaataattattgggtTAGAAGACAggtaatatttttaaattttgggtGTGGCTGGAAGCTTCATATTTGCTTCCAGTGGAATTTAGGTACAATGTGTCATTCTTTTTGTCATTTCAGCTGTTCCGTGAAGTCAGGATCATGAAGTTTCTTGATCATCCCAACATTGGTAAATAAACATAATTGCATTTGCTCACtgctagagtggttttcaaaagCTGGTACCCAGTTCAGTTACAAGGCCAACCTTGTCAGTAAATTTTGTTGTAAATGGTGTTGAGTTGGGAATATAAATTGAGTCACTGCTTTTGCCAGAGGCAACAAGTTAGAACTCTATTCCTACATGTAGGTTTTCATGGTGACCTTGTGGCCTTTCATGTCTTAAGCTTATGCTCTGTCCTCTTCAAAGAACATAGAAGCGTTGGTAAAGATGAAGGAAGAAATGGCACATTTCTCTTGATTTCAAGAGCTGTTTTCATAACCATAATTTTGTGATTAAATTGTTTGAATGTTTGAGATAATTTGCCAAATCACCAccaaataatgataatgatgatgatgataataataataataataataataataatgataataataataataataataatagctttgattaagtttcaagtttatttgaaGCCGAGCACATGGTGACCCACTTATCTTGTATACTGTAAATTGCATTTCTAATTAAGGGGGAGTAAATCGAATCAATTATCAATAATTGTTAATGGGAAATGTAAGTGGGAGTTTCTAAAGATTAATGTCAcagagtagagtagagaaccaacaaatttatgttatacatgtatatgatacAAACCCAGGACAAATTAAGTTGTTTGGTGATGGTTCACTgtacagggcttgaaattaaaaagcaaATCCAATCGCAATTTTGTGACAATTtaagatatgaaaatttagttgcaattttgtaaattttagtcCCAAGGTCGTCGCGCTGTGTTGTTTTGCTAGTGGTTTAACCAAAAAATTTGAGAGCACTCACTATACTTgtatgtaaagaaaccgctgaaattGGTGAACAATCGAGGGAATGGTGGCAGCACAGCTAAACATGCCACAGTTGTGCCCcatatcttcagattgaaacaAGATTCACTGCAAGATACAAAACAAATTGTCATTTCTCTATTTACGTATTGTAGCAAAAGTAGCGGCAAAGTGGCGACTGCTAGCCCTTTATTTCAAAAGGATGAAGGTGAAAACTAGTTGCAAAtggactgtattggtcgcaatttctaGCCCTGCCGTAGCTTGTAacttttcatttgtaaatagaTCTTTTGCTTTATCTTTGTCTTTCTGCAGTGAAGTTGTATGAGGTCATTGAAACTGACAAGACCCTGTATCTAGTGATGGAGTATGCTAGTGgaggtacagtgtacatgtatctgTTGAATTTGTTTTGTGTGATTAACTGTCATTCTTCTGAAAGGCGTCAATCTGTTCTGACTAAAGCTAGGTGATTTATCACAAACTTCTATCCTGTTTCCAAAGGAGTTTGGCATTTCCCTGTCCCTCACAAGCTGGTTTGTGGGTCAAAATGGTCCTCACTTTTGCTAACTCTAATGACAAATCAACGTGAAGTTTTTAGAAGAACcacaaaacatgttttatatTGGTGATGAGACATTTAAGAGCTCGAAGACCCCTGTTTAATTAAAGCTTTCTTTGAGGTTTGTAACACACTGGTCAGTGAAGAGATGATTTCATTGATGATCATTTGTGGATGGAAAATTAGTTGATGTTAGTCCTGCTATGCTTTTATAGGTGAAGTGTTCGACTACCTGGTAGCTCATGGAAGAATGAAAGAAAAGGAGGCAAGATCAAAATTTAGACAGGTCAGCTATTAACCCAGCTTTTGCCACATTCCAGTGGCATTCTATTGTTGATTGGCATGTGTCACTTCCTTGTAAGAGCTCTGCATTGTTTTTTGATgacatttaacttttttttttagattgtaTCTGCTGTGCAGTACTGCCATCAAAAACATGTCATTCACAGAGATCTTAAGGTTAGTGATGGATATAAAGATGTTTAGGGTTAACTGTTTTCAGATATTGTGACAAATTAAATTGGAAAATCTGTTGTTCTCTGGGAAGTGttctaacccattgactcccggggtttcctattgaggagtaaaatcgtctggccaGTTGGGTGTTAAAGGGTTGAGGAAAAATATGGCCCACTTGAAGTAGCTAGGCAATTTTCCCCACCTGTGGGTCTGCCCATTTCTAAATGGTGTCTTAAGTAAGTGAAATATTCTTGTAATCAACTCAATGATGcttcagttgttttttttttaaatatggtTTTGCATAGGAATGAAAGTTGTTTTTTGGTGGGAAGTTAGGGTTTGTCTCTCAAGGCCACACAACAACTTACAGTGAAACTCTATGTTCTGCTTCAACCTTACAATCATTAACTGATGAgtgtgtaatgtgaagtgttgagtatctaccccatatgaaccatgtgagcgttagccctactgatggaaatgggcccacacaaggacagagaaaaaccctggttagagtttttctctgtctttgtgtgggtccatttccatcagtagggcaaatgctcacatggttcttatggggtagatactcaacacttcacattacacacTCATCAGTTAATGATTGTAAGGTTTTGCGGAAATGAGATCTTCAGTTGCATTTACATTTAATTACCCTTTACCCCCCACCCTCTGTTGGTGCTCCGttttatgggtatttaaagctatagctacacggatcagaggaaagtcagaACAGACATTGTGGTCACCGAGCATTGCACTGGGGAACTCTAAAAGCTGCACAGCAATCAATTGGGCTACACCTGTGCCTGGTTTAAGTACGTTTGAAACAAGTTGGTGGTACAAACCAAGTcatgaaataacaatttttgttcttgtttaagTTTCTTAACCCTTTCTGGTCTAAAGGCAACGCTAGCTAGTTcaaggtcccatgatttatgagtcaacgagttatgAGACTCGCAGTCAatgtagcaataatttattgattaagccaaGGCAAAAGCGTTTAAACTGTTCTAGATGAATGTGAATAACGCTTCTTTTTCAACTCTTTTTGTCTCTTGCAGGCTGAAAATTTACTTTTAGATGGAGACATGAACATTAAAATTGCAGATTTCGGTTTTAGTAATGAATTTACTCCTGGGAACAAACTTGACACATTTTGTGGAAGTCCCCCATATGCTGCACCAGAACTGTTTCAAGGAAAGAAGTATGATGGCCCAGAAGTTGATGTCTGGAGTTTAGGTGTAATCTTGTACACTCTAGTCAGTGGATCTCTTCCTTTTGATGGACAGAATTTAAAAGTAAGTAGTGGCTTTTTTCCCCTTCTTTACTTGCTGAATTTGTGCAGTATGAATCCAGGATGTGAACCAGTGTTATTGGTGAACCAATGTTATTGGTTCACATTCTCTAACAGTGTATCTGTGGAGTCTCCAATCAGAACCTGAAGATGTTATTTGGTCCCCAGTTAAGTTGTGCATGTTTCCAGCTTTAATATCTGAATAAGTGCCCATAGTAAGGCCCATTACAACAGGTCGAtatgattgtgacaaagctgacAGAAGTAGATTAAAGGGGTTCAGTTTGCCtcctgaaaatttattttccaaataATTGAAATTACTCAAATTACCGAAACTGCTTGATTAGTGGAGAACAACGGAAAATGACAACAACAGCATGACTCAAGTAAGGACATAAATAATCAGCAAAACTTGACAAGGCTGCTTACTGAGTACCGATGATGAGTGAAAGGTCCAAGGCGGACAAAACTGAAGCAAGCAGCTATAAAACATGAATTTCCTACTCACAGAGTATCGCCAGAAACATGAGTGTTTGCTTCCCTTGGACAACCAAGATTTCCTGGATGTCAGGGCGGGCAACCGCTGACCAAACGCAGGTGTTGAGTGTGAAAACAACAGCATCtattatttataatattattatcagtGAATTTAATAATACTTATTTTATTATGTCATTTCTTGGAACTTTCTGTGATAGGAATTAAGAGAGAGAGTCCTGAGAGGAAAATATAGGATACCTTTTTATATGTCGACTGGTAAGACAAGTATACTTGTGCTTTCCCTTAGATTTTTTAGGTGTTGTTTGGAGCCTTAATTCAAGTTTGTTAATggtacttttcctttttttccatcCATAGATTGTGAGAATCTTTTAAAGCGATTTTTAGTGCTTAATCCTACAAAAAGATCTAGACTAGAGGTGGGTATGCTCatgtaatattttttcttatccTCAGCTTTGTTTGATAGTCCTTAATGACGAGGTGCACAGTGACCATGTACACTATCGtcagataaaataaattttgtagAATCTTTTAGGTCCATGTAAGCCTGATGGTAATGTTTACCAAAATCTGAGAATTAATGTCAAAGACTATGTAAACAGTGCAACATGTAGAAGTTTAAAACAAGCTTTTTTATTCCAAATAATTAAACAAGAAATTCCATAAGTAGGGAAAATTTAGATGTAACATGTAATAGAAGCACTGCAAAAACATAGTTCAAACACTTGTTGGGAAAGATCTATCTATGCCGTCAAAACAAATTTGAGGTGTTTATTTAAAGAACATCTGACGGCACATCTCAACCAAGTGTGACTGTGCACCTCATCAAATCTTAAAATTGATTCTGCCTTAATTTACAGTTTAGAGGCAGGACAACTTTTATATTTGCCAGGCCTTCGTCACAGGGATAACTCTATGATGAGAGCACCCACCTCTCACTGAGGCACCTGGATTCAATTCCTAGACTTGGTGCCATAATGTGGGTTACCATGGTCTTGTAAATAAGTACATGATTTATTGGAAAGTGAAGTGAAagtgagtttgttggttctctactttgccCAAGAGGTTATTCTCTGAGTAGTCTGGTTTCCCTTCTTGTGAAAAACCAGCATATGACGTGACCTTTGATAAgagtgatttgatttctgtacagtttCGCcatttaccgtatttacccatgtatattgTGCAGCTCTGTATAATACGCACCCTAATTTTGGGTTGCAAGCAGAAAACAGAGAAATTGGTCATGCAAAACTAGCATGAAAAAAATCCATGTTGtgaacaagaaaattggttcAGCTACTTACAACAGTAAAGTAAATAAGCCTATGAAAAGTGTTTAAATACTTAATCCTTTATGCAAATTCTTAGTCACAATCAATCAGTGCTCGCGCAGAATATTAATCATCGACAAATTCGTCTTGTTGTTCGTACACAAAATCATCTTGTGTGTCATCAACATTGTTTATTACTCCACATGTGACAAAAGACGACTCAATCATCTCTTCAGGAATGTTGCTCCATGCACCAGCAATCCACGAAGTGATGAGTTCTTTTTAGGAGGGCTTCTTTTGGTGGCCATCGCTTCCATCTGCCATCCACCTCTTCTTAACCCCATCTTTAAACAGTTTATTTAAGGAAACATCAAGGGGCTGCGGAACTAAGGTCAATCTGCCAAGAATTACTGCTAATTTGGTGTTTTCTCTTGTGAATTCTGCTTTTCATGCTTTCAGTCACATGAGCTTCAAAAACAAGCAAGCTGCTTCGTCTCCCCAGACCACTACATTGTGCACATCAAACTCTTCATTCCCTCGGTATCCATACAGCATTTCCCTTCGGCAGTGCTGACATCTCTGTGCTTGTTTCCAACTTTAGGCGTCTTCCTTTTGAAAATCACCATTGGTCTTAATTTTGATCTGTCACAGGCACACGCCAACGCAGAAAGAACATTCTtggcaagaaacaaaataattttgtcatttatttatttattttagcaaaagtggCAAgcgctaacccttttgtttcaaaagagtGAAGGTGAaaagaagtcgcaaatttgcaacttctccagatattttagtcgcaaagggaaaaattttaGTCTCCAAAGcaattgtacatgtattgaTGAGATGTTAAATGCTAATGAGGAACGTGAGTCTAAAACAAAGGATTCCGCATCTCAATTTTGGGAGCtgttttagtgggaaaaaagtgcgtattatacacgggtaGATGTGGTAGTGCCCAGTTGCTAAATTGTACAGTTAACACTTAAATACAGTCCATTCTTTCATTCTAACAGCATTTTGCTTTACACAACTTCCTCTGTTTGATTCTTTCACAGCAAATTATGTCTGACAAATGGATGAATTTAGGCTACGATAATCAGGATCTTAAACCATATTGTGAACCTACACCCGATTTTAAAGATGAAAGGAGAATAGGTGAGAATTGTCTAAGTTGTGCATTTCAACCTGTCAGTAAACATACTGTATAAATTATGCACTCTGTGGGAGGTTACATTACTTTGTAGAGATCTTGAAGAATTATTGTATTCAGCAACCCTAATTTCAATCAAAGTAAACATTATTCCTTTATTTCTTGAAAAATTGGAGAACTTTGATTTTCCTCAAACTATCAATTGCAAATCCCCAATCCAACTAAATGGAAAATGAAGCACTGGTTCTTCACCTCTCTCGAATGCCCAACCTCTAACTTTTTTCAGTGGTAAGTCAAGATGGTAAAGTTTTTCAATCCTGTTTGTCCGGGACACAAAGACCATCGGAAATACATGTATTGCTCTATTTCCACACAACTTGTTAATTTCTATGTTAGTAATGGTCTGGAAGCTGTCATATTTGTATGTGTATGAAAGCAAAGTATTGCTACAGTGTAGTTCATCAacaagtaaaataataatgtgTTGGGAGGGAAGAGGTTGCAAGAAAActgaaagtacatgtacttaGTTCTAAACTTCTTTACTCTGTGTTAGAAATAATGCTTCAAATGGGGTTTTCAAGAGATGAAATCCAAGAAGCACTCGCTAACAACAGATACGATGAGGTTATGGCCACTTATCTCCTCTTGGATGAGAAGAGGCAAAAATTAACGGTAAGATAAAGAATTGATTGGGAGTAAGATCGATGACGTAatgtttagaaatatattttttttgtgaagTAAGTGTATTTGTATTCCAGGAAAGAAAGCTAAAGCTAGAATTTGTTTTTGTGACTAACAGTTGAATGGTTCCAGTGATCCCCTCATGGAAAACACAAGTGCACCAAGACCAAGTACATCAACACCCTCTGGTGTTCCTGCTCCAATCCGGCCGAGCCGTGCAAGCGCAAGACGGGAAAGAGGAGAAAGGGAACTTCCCAGAAGGTATTCTGAGGGTCGCGCACCAAATAAAGCAGGTGCAATAACAAGGCAAGCATTGCATTAGGTTgcacttttttgttttgtttttgtttttcagaatttattttatgtcttattgattttctttctttttttttgcaaaagttgttttgcagacagcattattttgttattactgTTTTAATCTGCTTACTAACAGTTTTAGTTACTGTTGTATCTAATACTCACCATGCACTGATTATTTCACACTTCTGCCGTTTTTTCCTTATTGATCCTTCTCACAGTCACTGTGCGAAATGCAAGTTGATTTAAGATTTAAAGATTTATTGTGCCTTTCTTGAATACAGTATGTAGACTCTGTAGTTCAAATGATAATATTGTTTCAATCAACCATGGATTTGTCTTTCACTGTCATGAGAACTGGGTGAAAAGGTCACATCCAGAATTGCGATTGGCAAACTTTAGCAGTAAAAAACAAGATATGCGTTCAAATGTTTCAGGGTCCCGTTGGAAGAGATGTTAATGTGCTAATTTTGCATTTCTGATTGTGAGGAATTCTGGAACTGTTTGTCCTGCCACCCTTTGATTGGTAATCTTGGAATGAAGTAGTTCCTAGAGCATGTTACAGTGTCTGTGGTTTAAAACAAACAGTGCAGCTGAAAAGTTCTATTAAGGCCATTTTTTGGTTTGGCTTGGATTTTGCTGCACACACTGGATTGAAAGCTGCAGTCTGTACTTACAGGTTCAAACTAAAGTTGCATTTTTTTGGATCAGGGCTGCAACAGAGACTGGTGGATCATCGTCAGGTCAAGCCAGGCCCACAGCCCGTGGTGAATGGGAAAAGCCCGGTGTGGTAAGGAGTGCTGCTCCTGATGATGAGCGAGTACCCTCATCTATTGGGCGAGCCTCCAATCCGAATAAGTCGGAAATACCTGAAAGAGCGAACGATAGAACTAGAAGAGGAAAGACTCAAAGGGTTGGTAATTTTTCTCTCTTCATGGAAATTCTCATGTAAAGGTCTTAAATGGCACTAAACCTTGAATGTTCTTGTTGTTGAGATACAGTACCATGCAAAAGTAAGATGACGGTCCCTCAAAGCTCGATCTTCTAAACTCGATTCTTGAAAACTTTTCTGTTGCTTTTTCTAATGAAATCCTTAGTGGTGAAAAGGAAATGCTTGTGGCAAAAAGTATGCTTTCccttttgtacatgtacagtatgtcTCATAACTGATAACTTAAGACTGAATCATTTTACTCTTTTAGCAACATAGTATGCCCCCAGGAATAATCAGACGGAATACATACGTGTACGGAGAAAAACGAGCTGAAGATAGGAACAGTACTCAGACGCCGTCAAGTCAAACTAATGGTAAAGGAGAGAGGTACGTTAAGACATTCTGAGAAAGACTGCCTCTTTCAGAGCTTTTCTGTTATGTGTTTTTACTGTGAATTATTAGCATCTCTCTTTGACctctttttctctgttttttgcTGATTGTTCTTTGTAAGAtgctttaaaggggctaggtcccactattttaggtaattttgttaattatgaggtCAAATTGACAGAGCAttaagagtctttcatttgcaaaatcgcggccacataacaactgagaatgattttccagctgtgtaaataacatttcaatatagactgatataaatttgaaaaaaggtgggccgacatttttcaaatttacccaaattcattccatttcaatcctctctagttttgtccatccatgtcccttcttggcctCCCTGTGTTtcgttagagttcttctatagttttgaacagttattttgatattttagtcgattctatgaccattcgatcagtgctgaaattgcctaaaattgcgtgacctagccctttTAATTAAATTCCAAACGGGTGTcacttttgtaattttttctgTCCTTTGTTAGCGTGACTGAACCTGGCCCAAGTGGTGGCAGTGTTGGGGCTGGCCGACCCTCATCTAAGCAACCTCCACCTGACCTTGGTAACCGGCTTTCACCTACACGTAGATCACTTCCTCCAGTGGCTATTCACCAAGAAAATCGACATAGATCTGGGTCAGTGCTTTGCCACTTTAAGATAATTT from Montipora capricornis isolate CH-2021 chromosome 12, ASM3666992v2, whole genome shotgun sequence encodes the following:
- the LOC138025957 gene encoding MAP/microtubule affinity-regulating kinase 3-like isoform X8; translated protein: MEHSGQDRPRVRSSKVPDGHSSSSASSRTPRNRASTSNQEEVHIGKYRLIKTIGKGNFAKVKLAKHVPTGKEVAIKIIDKTQLNPSSLQKLFREVRIMKFLDHPNIVKLYEVIETDKTLYLVMEYASGGEVFDYLVAHGRMKEKEARSKFRQIVSAVQYCHQKHVIHRDLKAENLLLDGDMNIKIADFGFSNEFTPGNKLDTFCGSPPYAAPELFQGKKYDGPEVDVWSLGVILYTLVSGSLPFDGQNLKELRERVLRGKYRIPFYMSTDCENLLKRFLVLNPTKRSRLEQIMSDKWMNLGYDNQDLKPYCEPTPDFKDERRIEIMLQMGFSRDEIQEALANNRYDEVMATYLLLDEKRQKLTLNGSSDPLMENTSAPRPSTSTPSGVPAPIRPSRASARRERGERELPRRYSEGRAPNKAGAITRAATETGGSSSGQARPTARGEWEKPGVVRSAAPDDERVPSSIGRASNPNKSEIPERANDRTRRGKTQRQHSMPPGIIRRNTYVYGEKRAEDRNSTQTPSSQTNGKGESVTEPGPSGGSVGAGRPSSKQPPPDLGNRLSPTRRSLPPVAIHQENRHRSGRPTTKPDSQPPPSRLGTRNMTARSTFHSGQTRPRTQNGPDRYLDPNSPGVAGRPSLLSKLTSRFSKRPMEQAISPREPREMSRSSMGDSGQGSMNDTSLGDKPRSLRFTWSMKTTSSMDPQEMMEEIKKVLESNDCDYEQRENFLLFCCHGNPSEANHVQWEMEVCKLPRLSLNGVRFKRIAGTSINFKNIASRVANELKL
- the LOC138025957 gene encoding MAP/microtubule affinity-regulating kinase 3-like isoform X3 is translated as MEHSGQDRPRVRSSKVPDGHSSSSASSRTPRNRASTSNQEEVHIGKYRLIKTIGKGNFAKVKLAKHVPTGKEVAIKIIDKTQLNPSSLQKLFREVRIMKFLDHPNIVKLYEVIETDKTLYLVMEYASGGEVFDYLVAHGRMKEKEARSKFRQIVSAVQYCHQKHVIHRDLKAENLLLDGDMNIKIADFGFSNEFTPGNKLDTFCGSPPYAAPELFQGKKYDGPEVDVWSLGVILYTLVSGSLPFDGQNLKELRERVLRGKYRIPFYMSTDCENLLKRFLVLNPTKRSRLEQIMSDKWMNLGYDNQDLKPYCEPTPDFKDERRIEIMLQMGFSRDEIQEALANNRYDEVMATYLLLDEKRQKLTLNGSSDPLMENTSAPRPSTSTPSGVPAPIRPSRASARRERGERELPRRYSEGRAPNKAGAITRAATETGGSSSGQARPTARGEWEKPGVVRSAAPDDERVPSSIGRASNPNKSEIPERANDRTRRGKTQRQHSMPPGIIRRNTYVYGEKRAEDRNSTQTPSSQTNGKGESVTEPGPSGGSVGAGRPSSKQPPPDLGNRLSPTRRSLPPVAIHQENRHRSGRPTTKPDSQPPPSRLGTRNMTARSTFHSGQTRPRTQNGPDRYLDPNSPGVAGRPSLLSKLTSRFSKSRQLDPTVTPRPGPQAPRPMEQAISPREPREMSRSSMGDSGQGARGDSASGVKSVYPDQKARSSPRRKSLRGTFARLSLRKRRRRSMNDTSLGDKPRSLRFTWSMKTTSSMDPQEMMEEIKKVLESNDCDYEQRENFLLFCCHGNPSEANHVQWEMEVCKLPRLSLNGVRFKRIAGTSINFKNIASRVANELKL
- the LOC138025957 gene encoding MAP/microtubule affinity-regulating kinase 3-like isoform X6 codes for the protein MEHSGQDRPRVRSSKVPDGHSSSSASSRTPRNRASTSNQEEVHIGKYRLIKTIGKGNFAKVKLAKHVPTGKEVAIKIIDKTQLNPSSLQKLFREVRIMKFLDHPNIVKLYEVIETDKTLYLVMEYASGGEVFDYLVAHGRMKEKEARSKFRQIVSAVQYCHQKHVIHRDLKAENLLLDGDMNIKIADFGFSNEFTPGNKLDTFCGSPPYAAPELFQGKKYDGPEVDVWSLGVILYTLVSGSLPFDGQNLKELRERVLRGKYRIPFYMSTDCENLLKRFLVLNPTKRSRLEQIMSDKWMNLGYDNQDLKPYCEPTPDFKDERRIEIMLQMGFSRDEIQEALANNRYDEVMATYLLLDEKRQKLTLNGSSDPLMENTSAPRPSTSTPSGVPAPIRPSRASARRERGERELPRRYSEGRAPNKAGAITRAATETGGSSSGQARPTARGEWEKPGVVRSAAPDDERVPSSIGRASNPNKSEIPERANDRTRRGKTQRQHSMPPGIIRRNTYVYGEKRAEDRNSTQTPSSQTNGKGESVTEPGPSGGSVGAGRPSSKQPPPDLGNRLSPTRRSLPPVAIHQENRHRSGRPTTKPDSQPPPSRLGTRNMTARSTFHSGQTRPRTQNGPDRYLDPNSPGVAGRPSLLSKLTSRFSKSRQLDPTVTPRPGPQAPRPMEQAISPREPREMSRSSMGDSGQGSMNDTSLGDKPRSLRFTWSMKTTSSMDPQEMMEEIKKVLESNDCDYEQRENFLLFCCHGNPSEANHVQWEMEVCKLPRLSLNGVRFKRIAGTSINFKNIASRVANELKL